A window of the Kosakonia radicincitans DSM 16656 genome harbors these coding sequences:
- a CDS encoding SDR family NAD(P)-dependent oxidoreductase, translating to MKIELHDKVALVTASTGGIGFAIAKGLAQSGAEVILNGRSEGSVNKAKEALTKQVPGARLRTAIADLGSAQGVETLLKAVAEADILVNNAGIYGPQDFYATDDETWEKYWQTNVMSGVRLSRALLPGMVKKGWGRVVFISSESALNIPADMIHYGVTKTAQLSLARGLAKFVAGSGVTVNSVLPGPTMSDGFADMMKDEIEKTGKSLETLAKEFVMAHRPSSVIQRAATVEEVANMVVYVCSKQASATSGAALRVDGGVVDDIV from the coding sequence ATGAAGATTGAGCTGCACGATAAAGTCGCGCTGGTCACCGCCTCAACGGGCGGGATCGGCTTTGCAATTGCGAAAGGTCTGGCACAGAGCGGTGCGGAAGTGATCCTGAACGGACGCAGCGAAGGGTCGGTCAATAAGGCGAAAGAGGCGCTGACAAAGCAGGTGCCGGGCGCGCGTCTGCGCACGGCGATTGCCGATCTCGGTTCGGCGCAGGGCGTGGAAACACTGCTGAAAGCGGTGGCGGAAGCCGACATTCTGGTTAATAACGCCGGGATTTACGGCCCGCAGGATTTTTACGCTACCGATGATGAAACCTGGGAAAAATACTGGCAGACCAACGTGATGTCCGGCGTGCGCCTTTCCCGCGCGCTGCTGCCGGGCATGGTGAAAAAAGGCTGGGGCCGCGTGGTGTTTATCTCTTCGGAATCGGCGCTGAATATTCCGGCGGATATGATTCATTACGGGGTGACGAAAACTGCGCAGCTCTCGCTGGCGCGCGGGCTGGCAAAATTCGTCGCCGGTAGCGGTGTGACGGTTAACAGCGTGCTGCCGGGGCCGACGATGTCGGACGGTTTTGCCGATATGATGAAAGACGAGATCGAGAAAACCGGTAAATCGCTGGAAACGCTGGCGAAAGAGTTTGTGATGGCGCACCGCCCGAGCTCGGTGATCCAGCGCGCGGCCACCGTCGAAGAGGTAGCAAACATGGTGGTTTACGTCTGTTCGAAACAGGCTTCGGCCACTTCCGGCGCGGCGCTGCGCGTTGATGGCGGCGTGGTGGACGATATTGTCTGA
- a CDS encoding ABC transporter substrate-binding protein — MNKYGIFSLLLAISGVQQANAAEESVPAHPTFTIQADKTLNAKLPADIAKRGYIIAGTNPNTPPTTFYQEDNKTLAGREIDIMTAVAERLGVKVQWHDTGGFDNIIPGLKSGRYDVALANINATQKRLEQVDFVSYYDASRLGIISRQDANIPAFTELTQVCGKEIGAGAGTTQINRLNEGSKACEAQGKPPIKIAVFPDRPAGVQAVVSGRVPMFFGPYEGLTWQVSKVKPLTMSGQISVNDAPVSIAFPKGSGLEEAVQAALNSLIKDGSYQKILDHWSIGFGAVKESKRNEEIF; from the coding sequence ATGAATAAATACGGCATATTTTCCCTTCTCCTCGCAATAAGCGGCGTGCAGCAGGCCAATGCGGCGGAAGAGAGTGTACCCGCGCATCCGACATTTACGATTCAGGCGGACAAAACATTAAACGCAAAATTACCCGCCGATATTGCAAAGCGTGGTTATATTATTGCCGGTACCAATCCAAATACGCCGCCAACCACGTTTTATCAGGAAGATAATAAAACGCTGGCCGGGCGTGAAATCGATATTATGACCGCCGTTGCCGAACGTCTCGGCGTGAAAGTGCAATGGCACGATACCGGCGGTTTCGACAATATTATTCCGGGGCTGAAATCAGGCCGCTACGATGTGGCGCTCGCCAATATTAACGCCACGCAAAAACGCCTGGAGCAGGTTGATTTTGTCAGTTATTACGACGCCTCGCGCTTAGGCATTATTTCCCGCCAGGATGCCAATATTCCCGCCTTCACCGAACTCACCCAGGTGTGCGGCAAAGAGATTGGTGCCGGGGCTGGCACTACGCAAATCAACCGCCTGAACGAAGGCAGCAAAGCCTGTGAAGCGCAGGGTAAACCGCCGATTAAAATCGCCGTCTTCCCGGATCGCCCGGCAGGTGTGCAGGCGGTGGTCAGCGGCCGCGTGCCGATGTTCTTTGGCCCTTACGAAGGCCTGACCTGGCAGGTCAGCAAAGTGAAACCGCTAACCATGAGCGGGCAAATCAGCGTTAACGATGCACCGGTTTCTATCGCCTTCCCGAAAGGTTCCGGGCTGGAAGAGGCCGTTCAGGCCGCGCTCAACTCCCTGATCAAAGATGGCTCTTACCAGAAGATCCTCGACCACTGGTCGATCGGTTTTGGCGCGGTAAAAGAGTCCAAACGTAACGAAGAGATTTTCTAA
- a CDS encoding amino acid ABC transporter permease, which translates to MAHTTASQSQDELRIIGKRYYGRWFSALFVLLLLAGLLHSVFNNPRFEWGVVAQSFTEESILSGVLMTLQLTAISVVLGFAGGTVLALMRLSSNPVLVAVSWGYTWFFRGVPMLVQLFLWYNIAALYPTISVTLPGIGELYSSPANALISPFSAAVIALVMHQSAYAAEIIRAGIQSVGNGQLEAARALGYSRGQIFRHTVLPQAMRAILPPAGNEVIGQLKTTAVVSVISLQDVLYSAQIIYQRTYEVIPLLLVATAWYLLLTSVLSVGQFYVERYFSRGVKRVEAKVWFARKLPVYLLNARRVSNG; encoded by the coding sequence ATGGCGCACACCACCGCTTCACAATCGCAGGATGAACTGCGCATCATCGGAAAACGCTACTACGGGCGCTGGTTCAGCGCCCTGTTCGTTTTGCTGCTGCTGGCAGGGCTGCTGCACTCTGTTTTCAATAACCCGCGTTTTGAGTGGGGCGTAGTGGCGCAAAGCTTCACCGAAGAGTCCATCCTCAGCGGCGTGCTGATGACGTTGCAACTGACCGCCATTTCGGTGGTGCTCGGCTTTGCCGGCGGCACTGTGCTGGCGCTGATGCGCCTTTCGTCGAATCCGGTGCTGGTCGCTGTTAGCTGGGGCTATACATGGTTTTTCCGTGGCGTGCCGATGCTGGTGCAACTGTTCCTCTGGTACAACATTGCGGCGCTCTATCCAACGATTTCAGTAACCTTGCCAGGGATTGGCGAACTCTACAGTTCTCCGGCGAACGCGCTGATAAGCCCGTTCAGCGCGGCGGTCATTGCGCTGGTGATGCACCAGTCGGCCTATGCGGCGGAGATCATTCGCGCAGGAATTCAGAGCGTCGGCAACGGCCAACTGGAAGCCGCGCGGGCGCTCGGCTATTCGCGCGGGCAGATTTTCCGCCATACCGTGCTGCCGCAGGCGATGCGCGCCATTCTGCCGCCTGCCGGTAACGAAGTGATTGGCCAGCTCAAAACCACCGCTGTGGTGTCGGTGATCTCCTTGCAGGACGTGCTTTACTCGGCGCAAATCATCTACCAGCGCACCTATGAAGTGATCCCGCTGCTGCTGGTGGCAACGGCATGGTATCTGCTGCTCACCTCGGTGTTGTCGGTTGGGCAGTTTTATGTCGAGCGCTACTTCTCGCGCGGCGTGAAACGCGTGGAAGCAAAAGTCTGGTTTGCCCGTAAGCTGCCGGTTTATCTGTTGAATGCCAGGAGAGTGAGCAATGGCTGA
- a CDS encoding amino acid ABC transporter ATP-binding protein has translation MAEAIELRNITKRFSGQTVVDSVDLDVDAGSVTVILGPSGSGKSTLLRCINHLEKLDAGTIRIGGELVGYEQKGQALFEVSDSKIARQRSRIGMVFQQFNLFPHRTVLQNIIDAPIRVKKQPRAQAVAKARLLLQQVGLAGRENDWPQQLSGGQQQRVAIARALAMDPEVMLFDEPTSALDPELVGEVLQVIKALAHSGITMVIVTHEIGFAREVADNIVFMEAGKIIASGPARQLLENNANARVSHFLSTVL, from the coding sequence ATGGCTGAAGCCATCGAATTACGCAACATTACCAAACGCTTCTCCGGGCAGACGGTGGTCGATAGTGTCGATCTGGATGTCGATGCCGGTTCGGTTACCGTGATCCTCGGCCCGTCGGGTTCCGGGAAATCCACGCTGCTGCGCTGCATTAACCATCTGGAAAAGCTCGATGCGGGCACCATACGTATCGGCGGGGAGCTGGTGGGCTATGAACAAAAAGGCCAGGCGCTGTTTGAAGTTAGCGACAGTAAAATCGCCCGCCAGCGCAGCCGCATTGGCATGGTGTTCCAGCAATTTAATCTGTTCCCGCATCGCACGGTGCTGCAAAACATTATCGACGCGCCGATCCGCGTGAAGAAACAGCCGCGCGCGCAGGCGGTGGCGAAAGCGCGCTTGCTGTTGCAGCAAGTGGGGCTGGCGGGGCGGGAAAACGACTGGCCGCAACAGCTTTCCGGCGGTCAGCAGCAGCGTGTGGCGATTGCCAGAGCGCTGGCGATGGACCCGGAAGTGATGCTGTTTGATGAGCCGACATCGGCGCTGGATCCGGAACTGGTGGGCGAAGTATTGCAGGTGATCAAAGCACTGGCGCACTCCGGCATCACGATGGTCATTGTCACCCACGAGATTGGTTTTGCCCGCGAAGTGGCCGACAACATCGTCTTTATGGAGGCAGGCAAAATCATCGCTTCCGGCCCGGCGCGCCAGTTGCTGGAGAATAACGCCAACGCCCGCGTCAGCCATTTCCTCTCTACGGTGTTGTAA